The following proteins are encoded in a genomic region of Glycine soja cultivar W05 chromosome 17, ASM419377v2, whole genome shotgun sequence:
- the LOC114392853 gene encoding transcription factor bHLH146-like, which produces MEGQVAKRRRVYSVEPNQIVQSIFTRNYLNHLVPALVKIKEKSSVEEDRRHCDDINNAVKYEVDMAMVLSAQGFAWSNGLKDKLQSDDVHVNAAKSTSFLENDEAGEGSSSKNAYDKNEVVLPMEYFSSNPSSKSKCKDMSEMKRDLAREDDDKEDEDISNQWKKLRRLIPGGEEMCDDEQMVSELESYISCLQMQVNALQFLCHTRVS; this is translated from the coding sequence ATGGAAGGGCAAGTAGCTAAACGCAGACGTGTATACTCCGTGGAACCGAACCAAATAGTGCAATCTATATTTACTAGGAATTATTTGAATCATTTGGTTCCAGCGTTGGTGAAGATAAAGGAAAAGAGTTCTGTGGAAGAAGATAGAAGGCATTGTGATGATATTAACAATGCTGTCAAGTATGAAGTGGACATGGCAATGGTGTTGTCAGCACAAGGATTTGCATGGAGTAACGGCCTTAAAGATAAGCTTCAAAGCGATGACGTTCATGTCAATGCAGCTAAAAGCACTAGCTTTCTTGAAAATGATGAGGCTGGTGAaggttcatcatcaaagaaTGCTTATGACAAAAATGAAGTTGTACTCCCAATGGAATATTTCTCTTCAAACCCTAGCTCAAAGTCTAAGTGCAAGGACATGTCAGAAATGAAAAGGGATTTAGCCAGAGAAGATGATGATAAGGAGGATGAGGACATCAGCAACCAGTGGAAGAAGCTGAGAAGGTTGATACCCGGAGGAGAAGAGATGTGTGATGATGAACAAATGGTTTCAGAGCTAGAGAGTTACATAAGCTGTTTGCAAATGCAGGTGAACGCTCTTCAGTTTCTGTGCCACACACGCGTTAGTTAA